In Populus trichocarpa isolate Nisqually-1 chromosome 12, P.trichocarpa_v4.1, whole genome shotgun sequence, a genomic segment contains:
- the LOC7486734 gene encoding peptidyl-prolyl cis-trans isomerase FKBP17-2, chloroplastic, which produces MATFFGSPPFLSHPLTRTNFSSSSQTPPPPTPPIPPSQPNPSPQLSSSSSEQPQLPASVRVQQQKPAKPAGNSATKVETTDWIASTLTRRFGLGAGLAWAAFLAVGVVSEQIKTRIEVSQQEANTRNVGKEEEVALPNGIRYYELRVGGGASPKTGDLVVIDLKGKIEGSGEVFVDTFGGDRKPLALVMGSRPYSKGMCEGVEYVLRSVKAGGKRRVIVPPNLGFRENGADLGTGVQIPPFATLEYIVEVERVSIAPA; this is translated from the exons ATGGCTACCTTCTTTGGGTCTCCACCATTTCTTTCCCATCCGTTAACAAGAACTAACTTTTCTTCGTCATCACAAACACCTCCGCCTCCCACCCCACCTATCCCACCCTCGCAGCCAAATCCATCTCCACAGCTAAGCAGCAGTTCATCTGAGCAACCGCAGCTACCAGCCTCGGTTAGAGTGCAACAGCAGAAGCCTGCTAAACCTGCTGGCAATTCTGCTACCAAAGTTGAAACCACTGACTGGATAGCTTCCACATTAACTAGGCGGTTCGGCCTTGGTGCTGGCCTAGCATGGGCAGCCTTTCTTGCAGTTGGTGTGGTTTCAGAACAAATCAAGACCCGCATCGAAGTCTCCCAACAAGAAGCAAATACAAG AAATGTTGGTAAAGAGGAAGAGGTAGCATTACCTAATGGCATAAG GTACTATGAGTTGAGAGTAGGTGGCGGGGCTTCTCCAAAGACAGGGGACTTAGTGGTGATTGATCTCAAGGGGAAAATTGAAGGCAGTGGAGAAGTGTTTGTGGACACATTTGGCGGTGACAGGAAACCATTGGCTTTAGTAATGGGGTCAAGGCCTTATAGCAAGGGAATGTGTGAAGGGGTAGAATATGTACTGAGATCAGTGAAGGCTGGAGGCAAAAGGAGAGTTATAGTCCCTCCTAATTTAGGTTTTAGAGAGAATGGTGCAGATTTAGGCACCGGTGTGCAGATTCCACCATTTGCAACTCTTGAGTATATTGTTGAGGTTGAGAGAGTTTCCATTGCACCAGCTTAA